From the genome of Anoplopoma fimbria isolate UVic2021 breed Golden Eagle Sablefish chromosome 1, Afim_UVic_2022, whole genome shotgun sequence, one region includes:
- the si:dkey-182i3.11 gene encoding insulin-like growth factor-binding protein complex acid labile subunit → MTMLAAFTLASLGLSVWASNLCPPTCQCLHNLTTVVCQEKGLDQIPELPEGTEQLYVSYNEIQEIPRRELDELQVLDLTKNQLSVFLSLNPVWPNMMQLSKLFLRNNDVKLLHPGQFFNCPALTLLDLSENQIQYLPIGFLRGLANLKTLYVNFNQIQMLQAGGLEGAFSLNELHLSHNNIVDIEGGVFKNSTALEKLVLSRNRITRLDEASFGGATGLQQLDLSDNMLDAVPAEALRDVDRLRYLHLHMNSFTGLPEDCFSSMGLLIHLDLSNNKLTTLSEGSLRGLTTLSELDLSSNLIDSLPSKVFKDLISLKLLDLFRNRLTSLPPDVFSNLNNLQELQLDCNQISTIPVGVFDSLSRLNELQLSNNHIPELHPALFNKLKSLQNLYLEYNTLRHLPKGLFHKLRALKELHLDDNHIRSLHHSVFHGLVRLCSLKLSRNHLASLHQDQFIDLIGLKELRLNENHIAHLHPTGLFTNLTNLNTLDLDSNRITELSPDDFVGLTRLKELRLGFNQLRDIPFNTFYTLNFLRKLLLKNNSLNSLHPQLFAGLSKLTELNLDGNRLGHLQPDVFQGLTNLQKLSLRCNQLRAVENETLEPLRNLNSVYLSGNLWDCTCAHILYISSWVNTHRDKLGDKPICFLSSSSLPLTEDRPLSEAAQTPRLLHNRCIASAASSTSPSFPLEMLNLLTISLIAVSPMWHPL, encoded by the exons ATGACCATGCTGGCAGCCTTCACCTTGGCCTCCCTGGGCCTCTCGGTGTGGGCGTCTAACCTCTGCCCTCCAACCTGTCAGTGTCTCCACAATCTGACCACCGTAGTGTGTCAGGAGAAAGGACTGGACCAGATCCCCGAGCTGCCAGAGGGCACAGAGCAGCTGTACGTCTCCTACAATGAGATACAGGAAATACCCAGACGTGAGCTGGACGAGCTGCAG GTCCTGGACCTGACTAAGAATCAGCTGAGTGTCTTCCTATCCCTCAACCCAGTTTGGCCCAATATGATGCAGCTGTCCAAGCTCTTCCTACGCAACAATGATGTGAAGCTTCTACACCCTGGTCAGTTCTTCAACTGCCCTGCTCTGACCTTACTGGACCTGAGTGAGAACCAAATCCAATATCTACCGATCGGATTCCTCCGCGGATTAGCCAATCTGAAGACGCTGTATGTGAACTTCAACCAGATTCAAATGTTACAGGCCGGTGGATTGGAAGGAGCCTTCTCCCTCAATGAACTCCACCTCAGCCATAACAATATAGTGGACATAGAGGGTGGTGTGTTTAAGAACTCCACTGCGTTGGAGAAACTCGTTCTATCCAGAAACAGAATCACAAGGTTGGACGAGGCCAGCTTCGGAGGAGCGACAGGTCTTCAGCAGCTTGACCTGAGTGATAACATGCTGGACGCTGTTCCAGCTGAAGCACTGAGGGATGTGGACAGGCTCAGGTATCTGCATCTACATATGAACAGCTTCACCGGCCTTCCAGAGGACTGCTTCTCCTCAATGGGCCTACTGATTCATCTAGACTTGAGCAACAACAAGCTGACCACTCTTTCTGAGGGGTCGCTGAGAGGTCTGACCACGCTTAGTGAGCTGGACCTCAGTTCCAACCTCATAGATTCTCTTCCCTCAAAAGTTTTCAAGGACCTGATCAGCCTCAAGTTACTCGATTTGTTCAGGAACAGACTGACATCTCTTCCTCCGGACGTGTTCAGCAACTTAAACAACCTGCAAGAACTCCAGCTGGACTGCAATCAGATCTCCACCATACCAGTCGGGGTGTTTGATTCACTTTCCAGACTCAACGAGCTACAGCTGTCAAACAACCACATCCCGGAGCTCCACCCTGCTCTGTTCAACAAGCTCAAGTCACTGCAGAACCTGTACTTGGAGTACAACACTCTGAGGCACCTTCCAAAAGGCCTTTTCCACAAGCTGAGGGCCCTTAAAGAGCTACACCTGGATGACAACCACATCAGGTCTCTACATCACTCGGTCTTCCACGGTTTGGTGAGACTATGTTCACTGAAGCTCTCTCGCAACCATCTCGCCTCTCTACACCAGGACCAGTTCATAGACCTCATAGGTTTGAAAGAGCTAAGACTAAATGAAAACCACATAGCCCACCTTCATCCTACAGGCCTGTTCACTAACCTTACAAATCTGAACACACTGGATCTGGACAGTAACCGTATCACGGAGCTGTCTCCCGATGACTTCGTAGGGCTGACGCGCCTTAAAGAGCTCAGGTTGGGCTTCAATCAGCTCCGTGACATCCCGTTCAACACCTTCTATACCCTTAACTTCCTCCGTAAGCTTCTGCTAAAGAACAACAGCCTGAACAGTTTACACCCTCAGCTGTTTGCCGGACTCTCGAAGCTCACAGAACTCAACTTGGATGGGAACCGGCTGGGTCACCTGCAGCCGGATGTATTTCAAGGACTCACGAACCTCCAGAAATTGAGTTTGAGGTGCAACCAGCTGAGAGCAGTGGAGAATGAGACTTTGGAGCCTTTGAGAAACCTTAACTCTGTGTATCTGTCAGGTAACTTGTGGGACTGCACCTGTGCACACATCCTCTACATCAGCAGCTGGGTCAACACGCACAGGGACAAGCTCGGAGATAAGCCCAtttgcttcctctcctcttcttcattaCCTTTAACAGAAGACAGACCGCTTTCCGAGGCAGCTCAGACTCCCCGGCTGTTACACAATCGTTGCATCGCAAGTGCTGCAAGCAGCACGTCGCCTTCATTTCCTCTAGAAATGCTGAATTTGCTCACGATTTCTCTAATAGCTGTCAGCCCAATGTGGCATCCTTTGTAG